In the genome of Photobacterium sp. TLY01, one region contains:
- a CDS encoding VF_A0006 family four-cysteine protein: protein MNDLIMTGYMACWLSCSSVWAAGFAEQREQYNDCILTYVSAAEEAAAITWLTNACRELYLDNILLTEKDKQYYQCLLEFMSKSSRLEATLSIKQACQDRYRSFLR, encoded by the coding sequence ATGAATGATCTGATCATGACCGGATACATGGCCTGCTGGCTAAGCTGCAGTTCTGTGTGGGCTGCCGGTTTTGCTGAACAGCGCGAACAGTATAACGACTGTATATTGACGTATGTTTCTGCCGCTGAGGAAGCAGCGGCAATCACCTGGTTAACCAACGCCTGCCGTGAACTTTACCTGGATAATATTTTGCTGACGGAGAAAGACAAACAATATTACCAGTGCCTGCTCGAGTTCATGTCGAAATCAAGCAGGCTTGAAGCGACATTAAGTATCAAGCAGGCCTGCCAGGACAGATACCGTTCTTTCTTACGATGA
- a CDS encoding TfoX/Sxy family DNA transformation protein — protein sequence MIVGVGFRSTKKNKFRNYVVSLIKETFINYLDTFVPNEQRSMFGGTGIFVQGAMYALLSNEKLYIRGGELLDQQLLELGCHKFKHVKRSTVAVVNYYDITPVYSSRLSLCNELIENSIAIALQEKIVKGASRHKRLRDLPNLRLTLERMMKKAGIDDVEAFQQMGAVDAYLQVKQAQGKNVDQKLLWMFAGAIQGCHWTLLNESHKDVLLQQLEQKKQHYKPPRGGETHPCDLL from the coding sequence ATGATAGTTGGCGTTGGTTTTAGATCGACAAAGAAGAATAAATTTAGGAATTATGTTGTGTCGCTTATAAAAGAAACATTCATAAATTACCTGGATACCTTTGTACCGAATGAACAGCGTTCTATGTTTGGCGGGACAGGTATCTTCGTTCAGGGAGCCATGTATGCTCTGCTGTCGAATGAAAAGCTTTATATTCGTGGAGGAGAGCTGCTGGATCAGCAACTACTCGAATTGGGCTGCCACAAGTTCAAGCATGTGAAACGCAGTACGGTGGCCGTCGTGAATTATTACGACATAACACCCGTGTATTCATCCCGGTTGTCCTTATGTAATGAGCTGATTGAAAACTCAATCGCGATTGCATTGCAGGAAAAAATAGTGAAAGGAGCATCGCGTCACAAACGGTTGCGGGATTTACCGAACTTGCGTTTGACCCTGGAAAGGATGATGAAGAAAGCCGGTATTGATGATGTTGAGGCTTTTCAGCAGATGGGCGCCGTAGATGCCTATCTGCAGGTAAAACAGGCTCAGGGGAAGAATGTGGATCAGAAATTGCTGTGGATGTTTGCAGGTGCGATCCAGGGTTGCCATTGGACATTGCTGAATGAATCTCATAAAGATGTTTTATTACAGCAGCTTGAACAGAAAAAGCAACATTACAAGCCGCCTCGCGGGGGGGAGACGCATCCGTGTGATCTTCTCTGA
- a CDS encoding LON peptidase substrate-binding domain-containing protein translates to MPDIALFPSASHVLPEGKLEITITEHRYQRMLKESIEGQRDFALCMRSEEEENDETITRIPAIATKVRVVDFNALDNGLLSIVVEGKTKIRILSVRHERDRLLIADYLPFRAWPPTPLTAKHQCLVEKLKLFFATMPEIGALYPISEFDDLSWVCQRWIESLPLEVHYKQLLIAQDSPALTARFLLKLLDNHQLFDDDIN, encoded by the coding sequence ATGCCTGATATTGCCCTGTTTCCTTCTGCAAGCCATGTGCTCCCTGAAGGCAAACTGGAAATTACCATTACAGAACATCGTTACCAGCGAATGCTGAAAGAGTCGATTGAAGGACAACGGGATTTTGCATTATGCATGCGAAGTGAGGAAGAGGAGAACGACGAAACCATTACCCGTATTCCCGCGATTGCAACCAAGGTTCGCGTGGTGGACTTTAACGCATTAGATAATGGTTTACTGAGCATTGTCGTTGAAGGTAAAACCAAAATACGAATTTTATCCGTCAGGCATGAGCGTGATCGCCTGCTGATTGCTGACTACCTGCCATTCAGAGCATGGCCGCCAACACCGTTGACAGCAAAACATCAGTGTCTGGTGGAGAAACTGAAGCTCTTTTTCGCCACGATGCCGGAGATCGGCGCCTTATACCCAATTAGTGAATTCGACGACTTAAGTTGGGTGTGTCAACGCTGGATTGAATCACTCCCGCTCGAAGTTCACTATAAACAGCTATTAATTGCTCAGGACTCGCCTGCCCTCACTGCACGTTTTTTACTCAAGCTACTCGATAATCACCAGTTATTTGATGATGATATCAACTAA
- a CDS encoding HDOD domain-containing protein has translation MTGLQSEFHALVKDAIKENRLKLPPIPDVLTELQTLCNRDDSTVRDAATLLLNDPGMTATVIKTSNTMMFNRRNIVCHDIQTAVSRLGIFRVRDIITAKTVLDIKLNSSFDIECKSLLLNSATRSRQLAGSMALITQNLLQYRPELKIEPEKALLAGLFADIGLFSLIHEYQNYLDSGNFLDINFAKYVFEHCCNRSSLDILKHWGFDEDYLEVACNKRFFPAHKKEDDITYLDVARMANHLLLFKDNDDAIDEHEVELDLAGAEVMFTLTNLPDEELNSQINHVLLSSGF, from the coding sequence TTGACAGGCCTGCAATCAGAGTTTCACGCATTAGTGAAGGACGCGATCAAAGAAAATCGCCTGAAGCTGCCCCCTATTCCTGACGTCCTGACAGAACTGCAGACCTTATGTAACAGAGACGACTCTACCGTTCGGGATGCAGCCACCCTACTGCTGAACGATCCGGGTATGACTGCCACAGTGATCAAAACGTCCAATACCATGATGTTTAATCGCCGCAATATCGTCTGCCACGATATTCAAACCGCGGTCAGCCGGCTCGGCATTTTCCGTGTCAGAGACATCATCACCGCAAAAACAGTGTTAGATATCAAACTGAACAGCAGCTTTGATATTGAATGCAAATCTCTGTTATTAAATAGCGCCACCCGTTCCAGACAACTGGCGGGGTCGATGGCCTTAATTACTCAGAACCTGCTGCAATACCGTCCGGAGCTGAAAATTGAGCCGGAGAAAGCACTACTGGCCGGATTATTTGCCGACATCGGTTTATTCAGCCTGATACATGAATACCAGAACTACCTTGATAGCGGCAATTTTCTGGATATCAATTTTGCTAAATATGTCTTTGAACACTGCTGTAACCGCTCCAGCCTGGATATTCTGAAGCACTGGGGTTTCGACGAAGATTACCTTGAAGTTGCCTGTAATAAGCGTTTTTTTCCTGCTCACAAGAAAGAAGATGACATCACTTATCTCGATGTTGCCCGCATGGCAAACCATTTATTGCTGTTCAAAGACAATGATGATGCCATTGACGAACATGAGGTCGAACTGGATCTGGCGGGAGCAGAAGTTATGTTTACTCTGACCAATCTGCCTGATGAAGAATTGAACAGCCAAATCAACCACGTGCTGCTCAGCAGTGGTTTTTAA
- a CDS encoding lysine exporter LysO family protein, producing MFSGMLFIFLPLIVGYLIPVRKDSVLQFIHTQTSRLVLVILSLMGLSLAGLDNLGENLSQILLYTVTFFVCISACNLLVLPWLDKRYPLKTEHGHQQLPKAKMLLESAKLILVVAAGLVVGLLLNMDLSWVDQASEIILLLLLFLIGIQLRNSGMTLRQILLNKQGMLIALVIIATSLPGGLLAAWLLGIPLNHGLAMASGFGWYSLAGILMGDGLGPVYGGASFLNELLRELVALTMIPAVISRFPNTAIGYAGATAMDFTLPIIQNCGGIRCVPIAIVSGFILSLLVPVLMLFFLSL from the coding sequence ATGTTTTCAGGGATGCTTTTTATTTTCCTGCCACTTATTGTTGGCTACCTCATACCGGTCAGAAAAGACTCAGTACTGCAGTTTATTCACACCCAGACATCACGCCTGGTCCTGGTGATTTTGTCACTGATGGGGCTGAGCTTAGCCGGCCTGGATAATCTGGGCGAAAATCTCAGTCAGATCCTGCTATACACAGTCACCTTCTTCGTTTGTATCAGCGCATGTAATCTGCTGGTGCTGCCATGGCTGGATAAACGCTATCCGCTAAAAACCGAGCATGGCCACCAACAACTCCCCAAGGCCAAAATGCTGCTGGAATCAGCCAAACTGATACTGGTCGTTGCCGCCGGACTCGTTGTGGGTCTGTTGCTGAATATGGATTTGAGCTGGGTTGACCAGGCAAGTGAAATCATTCTTTTATTGCTGCTGTTTTTAATCGGCATTCAACTGCGCAACAGTGGCATGACGCTGCGCCAGATCCTGCTCAACAAGCAAGGCATGTTGATCGCTTTAGTGATTATTGCGACCTCTTTGCCTGGCGGGCTACTCGCCGCTTGGCTCCTGGGTATTCCGCTCAATCACGGACTGGCAATGGCCTCCGGATTCGGCTGGTATTCGCTGGCAGGTATTTTGATGGGTGATGGTCTTGGACCGGTCTATGGTGGCGCCTCATTCTTGAATGAACTGCTGCGGGAGCTGGTTGCTTTAACCATGATACCCGCCGTGATTTCTCGCTTCCCCAACACAGCCATCGGCTATGCCGGTGCAACAGCCATGGACTTCACTTTACCGATTATCCAAAACTGCGGCGGGATTCGCTGTGTGCCGATTGCGATCGTCAGCGGTTTCATCCTCAGCCTGTTGGTGCCGGTACTGATGCTGTTTTTTCTGTCGCTTTAA
- the ptsG gene encoding PTS glucose transporter subunit IIBC, translated as MFKNFFANLQKVGKALMLPVSVLPVAGILLGVGAANFSWLPEVVSHLMEQAGGSVFGQMALLFAVGVALGFTKNDGVAGLSAIVGYGIMVATLKVMADVMGVDKIETGVLGGILAGGVAAWAFNRFFKIQLPEYLGFFAGKRAVPIITGFLSIALGVVLSFIWPPIGSAIATFSDWAANQNPVLAFGIYGVVERSLIPFGLHHIWNVPFFYEAGSCVTNSGEAARGIMTCFLTADDASRAAGNGFGQLAGGYLFKMFGLPAAAFAIAHCAKPENRAKVMGIMASAALTSFLTGITEPIEFSFLFIAPVLYGIHALLAGLAYVLTNALGVVHGHTFSNGFIDFIVQMPRADNVWTLVILGLCYAVLYYVVFTFVIRALNLKTPGREDETADVDTATGSDLAGELVEAFGGKANITNLDACITRLRVSVADTAIVDQDKLKRLGAAGVVVVSGGVQAIFGTKSDNLRTEMDEWIRNHA; from the coding sequence ATGTTTAAGAACTTTTTTGCTAACCTGCAGAAGGTCGGTAAGGCGCTGATGCTGCCTGTATCGGTTCTGCCGGTAGCGGGTATTCTGTTAGGTGTGGGGGCGGCTAACTTCAGTTGGTTGCCTGAAGTGGTATCTCACCTGATGGAACAGGCGGGTGGCTCAGTATTCGGTCAGATGGCATTGCTGTTTGCCGTTGGTGTGGCACTGGGCTTTACGAAAAACGACGGTGTAGCCGGTCTGTCTGCGATTGTCGGTTATGGCATCATGGTTGCCACCCTGAAGGTGATGGCCGATGTCATGGGTGTCGATAAAATCGAGACCGGTGTGCTGGGTGGTATCCTGGCTGGTGGTGTTGCGGCCTGGGCGTTCAACCGTTTCTTCAAGATCCAGTTGCCAGAGTACCTGGGTTTCTTCGCGGGCAAACGTGCAGTGCCTATCATCACAGGTTTTCTGTCAATTGCCCTGGGTGTTGTGCTGTCATTTATCTGGCCGCCAATTGGTTCGGCGATTGCAACATTCTCAGACTGGGCAGCCAACCAGAACCCTGTACTGGCGTTCGGTATCTATGGCGTCGTTGAGCGTTCTCTGATCCCATTTGGTCTGCACCACATCTGGAACGTTCCATTCTTCTATGAAGCGGGTTCTTGTGTGACCAATTCCGGCGAAGCAGCCCGTGGTATCATGACTTGCTTCCTGACAGCGGATGATGCTTCCCGTGCTGCAGGTAACGGCTTTGGTCAGCTTGCAGGTGGTTATCTGTTTAAGATGTTCGGTTTGCCAGCGGCAGCGTTTGCGATTGCTCACTGTGCGAAACCTGAAAACCGCGCCAAGGTGATGGGTATCATGGCATCTGCTGCTCTGACATCTTTCCTGACCGGTATTACAGAACCAATTGAGTTCTCATTCCTGTTCATCGCGCCAGTCCTGTACGGTATTCATGCTTTGCTGGCTGGTCTGGCTTATGTGCTGACCAATGCACTGGGCGTTGTCCACGGCCATACCTTCTCAAACGGTTTCATCGACTTCATCGTTCAGATGCCACGTGCGGACAATGTGTGGACTCTGGTGATTCTGGGTCTGTGCTATGCCGTACTCTACTACGTGGTATTCACTTTTGTTATCCGTGCCCTGAACCTGAAAACACCGGGCCGTGAAGATGAAACGGCAGATGTTGACACAGCAACGGGCTCTGATCTGGCCGGCGAACTGGTTGAAGCCTTCGGTGGTAAAGCGAATATCACGAACCTGGATGCCTGTATCACACGTCTGCGTGTTAGCGTGGCTGATACCGCTATCGTTGATCAGGACAAACTGAAGCGCCTTGGCGCCGCCGGTGTGGTGGTGGTCTCTGGCGGTGTTCAGGCAATCTTCGGAACGAAGTCTGACAACTTGCGTACAGAAATGGATGAGTGGATTCGCAATCACGCATAA
- a CDS encoding TatD family hydrolase, with translation MLVDSHCHLDKLNYDGLHTDVADVLAKAQARGVEYFLSVGVTLNSFPAMMEMIAPFDHVFASCGVHPLDIEAGFDYDQLRQYASDDKVVAIGETGLDYHYQPELAEQQQDIFRQHIRLAVELNKPLIIHTRMAREDTIRILREEGAERCGGVLHCFTESLEMAEAAIELGFYISISGIVTFNKAAELKDVVSRLPLERLLVETDSPYLAPVPYRGKENQPAYVKEVAEYIGLLKGVSADKVARVSSENFFRLFSQAKR, from the coding sequence GTGTTAGTCGATTCTCATTGTCACCTTGATAAATTAAATTATGACGGTCTGCATACTGATGTTGCAGACGTATTGGCGAAAGCACAGGCCCGGGGGGTTGAGTATTTTCTCTCTGTTGGTGTCACGCTGAACAGTTTTCCTGCCATGATGGAAATGATCGCTCCTTTTGATCATGTGTTCGCATCTTGTGGGGTGCATCCGCTTGATATTGAAGCTGGTTTTGATTATGACCAACTGAGGCAATATGCCAGCGATGACAAAGTTGTCGCGATTGGTGAAACCGGGTTGGATTATCATTACCAACCTGAATTGGCCGAACAGCAACAGGATATTTTCCGTCAGCATATCCGGTTGGCGGTTGAGCTGAACAAGCCGCTGATCATTCACACCCGGATGGCGCGTGAAGATACCATTCGTATTTTGCGTGAAGAAGGCGCTGAGCGTTGTGGTGGCGTACTCCATTGCTTTACTGAAAGTCTGGAAATGGCAGAAGCGGCGATTGAGCTGGGCTTTTATATTTCCATCTCTGGGATTGTGACCTTTAATAAAGCCGCTGAGTTGAAAGATGTGGTGAGCCGTTTGCCTTTGGAGCGACTGTTGGTGGAAACCGATTCGCCCTACTTAGCGCCCGTTCCTTATCGCGGCAAAGAAAATCAGCCGGCTTATGTCAAAGAAGTTGCAGAGTATATCGGTCTGCTGAAAGGAGTGTCTGCCGACAAAGTCGCCAGAGTATCGAGTGAAAACTTTTTCCGACTTTTTTCGCAGGCAAAACGCTAA
- the holB gene encoding DNA polymerase III subunit delta', translating into MSYPWLTTVWQQWQQLLSQDRLHHAMLLISPAGCAGDVLIRQLAKTVLCQNGVEEPCGICHSCQLFDAGTHPDCHSISPQDGKAIGVDMVRQCHHWAWETSQLGGKRVVLIEQAEHMGEAAANALLKTLEEPPENCQFILTATELDRLLPTMNSRCNKWRLPLPPEQDVKRWVENKLMQSIKLEAVRLNGNAPLAALAFIEQGQDIRHQNLLAGFHQFLSPPYHGLFSVAENCMKDGHLSLKWLSYFLVDCLKMQQGAEQHLMHCESAPLVRQVAEQLSSATLLAQIKGLNALIRELETHPGLNNELLISDWLSGFISAA; encoded by the coding sequence ATGAGTTATCCCTGGCTGACAACGGTCTGGCAGCAATGGCAGCAGCTTCTGAGCCAGGATCGTTTGCACCACGCCATGCTGTTGATTTCACCTGCCGGGTGCGCCGGGGATGTACTGATACGTCAGCTGGCAAAAACTGTGCTTTGTCAGAACGGCGTTGAAGAACCCTGTGGGATCTGCCACAGCTGCCAGCTGTTTGATGCCGGGACGCATCCGGATTGTCACAGTATCAGCCCGCAGGATGGTAAAGCTATCGGTGTTGATATGGTTCGCCAGTGTCATCACTGGGCATGGGAAACCTCTCAGCTCGGGGGGAAGCGCGTGGTGCTGATTGAGCAAGCAGAGCACATGGGCGAGGCCGCGGCGAATGCGCTGCTGAAAACACTGGAAGAGCCGCCGGAAAATTGCCAGTTCATCTTAACCGCCACTGAGCTGGATCGCTTACTTCCAACAATGAACAGCCGGTGTAACAAGTGGCGTCTGCCCCTGCCACCTGAGCAGGATGTAAAGCGCTGGGTGGAAAATAAACTGATGCAGTCAATCAAACTCGAGGCGGTACGGCTGAATGGCAATGCGCCGCTGGCTGCTCTTGCGTTTATTGAGCAGGGGCAGGATATCCGTCATCAGAATTTGCTGGCAGGCTTTCATCAGTTTCTGTCTCCACCCTATCATGGCCTGTTCAGCGTGGCTGAAAACTGCATGAAGGATGGTCACTTGAGCCTGAAATGGCTGAGTTATTTTCTGGTTGATTGCCTCAAAATGCAGCAAGGTGCCGAACAGCACTTGATGCATTGTGAGTCTGCACCTTTGGTTCGGCAGGTGGCGGAGCAGCTGAGCTCGGCCACTTTGCTGGCGCAGATCAAAGGGCTTAATGCCCTGATTCGGGAACTGGAAACCCACCCCGGCCTGAATAATGAGCTGTTGATCTCTGACTGGTTGTCAGGCTTCATCAGCGCAGCATAA
- the tmk gene encoding dTMP kinase — MNGKFIVIEGLEGAGKSTAIATVLDTLAARGITDIQSTREPGGTPLAEQMRSLVKEGHPEEPLTDMAELLLLYAARSQLVENVIKPALQAGQWVVGDRHDMSSQAYQGGGRGFDAKLMSQLKTMVLGDFEPDLTIYMDIDPELGLSRARGRGALDRIEKMDLSFFERTRERFLALSRNNPKVVMIDASQSLEAVTSDIRQQLNTWLTQQESA; from the coding sequence ATGAACGGAAAATTTATCGTCATCGAAGGCCTGGAAGGGGCGGGTAAAAGTACTGCGATTGCCACTGTACTCGACACACTCGCGGCACGGGGGATTACCGACATTCAGTCGACCCGTGAGCCGGGCGGGACGCCGCTGGCCGAGCAAATGCGCTCGCTGGTGAAAGAAGGGCACCCGGAAGAGCCGCTGACTGATATGGCAGAGCTGCTGTTACTCTATGCGGCGCGCAGCCAGCTGGTTGAAAATGTCATTAAGCCTGCACTGCAGGCCGGGCAGTGGGTCGTCGGGGATCGTCATGATATGTCATCACAGGCTTATCAGGGCGGCGGCAGAGGTTTCGATGCAAAGCTGATGTCTCAGCTTAAAACCATGGTGCTTGGCGATTTTGAACCGGATCTGACCATTTACATGGACATTGACCCTGAACTGGGTCTGTCGCGGGCTCGGGGACGCGGGGCACTGGACCGTATTGAAAAAATGGACTTGTCTTTCTTTGAGCGAACCCGGGAGCGCTTTTTAGCACTGTCTCGTAATAATCCCAAAGTGGTGATGATTGATGCCTCACAATCGCTGGAAGCCGTGACCTCGGATATCCGCCAGCAGTTGAATACCTGGCTGACACAGCAGGAGTCAGCATGA
- the mltG gene encoding endolytic transglycosylase MltG: MLKKLALVFVLLGAIAAGGAGWTYLQVRASIDQPLIKNTEPYLTVRQGATFRGLLYQLTQMGLIADSPWTRWIGRIEPQLAQIKAGTYSIEQAQTLRDILKTVASGKEHQFSITLLEGGRFSDWLAELKNAPMLKNDTFQMTEKDIAKAIGADVDKLEGYLLPETYHYTAGTSDLALLKRAYRHMTELLDTAWQSRDNSIPLNNPYEVLIMASIIEKETAVDEERAKVSSVFMNRLHKGMRLQTDPTVIYGLGEQFDGNIRRKDLRTPTPYNTYTIDGLPPTPIAMPSAASVNAAVKPAQTGYYYFVADGKGGHTFSTTLSEHNRAVRHYLKILKQ; encoded by the coding sequence GTGCTAAAGAAGCTGGCATTGGTGTTTGTACTGCTGGGGGCCATTGCGGCAGGCGGTGCAGGTTGGACGTATCTGCAGGTAAGAGCAAGTATTGACCAGCCACTGATAAAAAATACTGAGCCATATCTGACCGTCAGACAGGGCGCCACCTTTCGTGGACTACTGTATCAGTTAACACAAATGGGGCTGATTGCCGATTCGCCCTGGACACGCTGGATCGGACGAATCGAACCGCAATTGGCTCAAATCAAAGCAGGGACGTATTCAATAGAACAGGCGCAGACCCTGCGCGATATCTTAAAGACAGTGGCCTCGGGCAAAGAGCATCAGTTTTCGATCACTTTACTGGAAGGTGGCCGTTTTTCAGATTGGCTGGCTGAGCTGAAAAATGCGCCGATGCTGAAGAACGACACGTTCCAGATGACCGAGAAGGATATCGCCAAAGCAATTGGTGCCGATGTCGACAAGCTGGAAGGGTATTTATTACCTGAAACCTATCACTATACGGCGGGTACTTCCGATCTGGCCTTACTGAAACGTGCTTACCGGCATATGACAGAGCTGCTGGATACGGCATGGCAAAGCCGCGACAATTCGATTCCGCTCAATAACCCTTATGAAGTCTTAATTATGGCCTCCATTATTGAGAAAGAAACGGCGGTCGATGAGGAGCGGGCTAAGGTGTCATCTGTCTTTATGAACCGTCTGCATAAAGGGATGCGTCTTCAGACGGATCCGACAGTGATTTACGGTTTAGGGGAGCAATTTGACGGCAATATTCGCAGAAAAGATTTGCGCACCCCAACCCCCTATAACACCTATACCATTGACGGCTTGCCGCCCACGCCGATTGCTATGCCCAGTGCGGCCTCGGTGAATGCAGCCGTGAAACCAGCCCAGACCGGCTACTACTATTTTGTGGCGGACGGAAAAGGGGGTCATACTTTTTCAACAACGTTGAGCGAGCATAATCGTGCTGTTCGCCATTATCTAAAGATATTAAAACAATAA
- the pabC gene encoding aminodeoxychorismate lyase, producing MVWISSAEKGYVEQDRIAADDRAFLYGDGCFTTVLIEHRKPRLWPQHLERLQTTLKRLGIDAPDWSPLTEKVMSLAWGYPEKGVVKIIISRGVGGRGYSPAGCHQTQVMISGFAWPSFYKRWQQEGVELGVCQQRLGLSPMLAGLKHLNRLEQVLLKQEIEENGWLDAVVLDANGHVAETSASNIFWRCGNTLYTPALDLAGVHGLMRAHVCEQASALGYCLEFVKSPLDTLLCADEVFITNALMALVPVTRIQTKTYTERSALKAITKRLYTC from the coding sequence ATGGTGTGGATCAGCAGCGCTGAAAAGGGCTATGTGGAACAAGACAGGATTGCCGCGGATGACCGTGCTTTTTTGTACGGTGATGGTTGTTTTACCACTGTGCTCATTGAACACAGGAAACCCAGACTTTGGCCACAGCACCTTGAACGCCTGCAAACGACTTTAAAAAGGCTGGGCATTGACGCGCCGGACTGGTCGCCCTTAACAGAGAAGGTGATGTCTCTTGCCTGGGGGTATCCTGAGAAAGGTGTTGTAAAAATAATTATCAGCCGTGGTGTCGGAGGCAGAGGTTACAGCCCGGCCGGTTGCCATCAGACTCAGGTCATGATTTCCGGCTTTGCCTGGCCATCCTTTTATAAGCGGTGGCAACAGGAAGGGGTTGAGCTTGGTGTCTGCCAGCAGCGACTCGGCCTTTCCCCCATGTTAGCCGGTTTAAAGCACCTGAACCGCCTGGAGCAGGTGTTACTGAAGCAGGAAATTGAAGAGAATGGCTGGTTGGATGCTGTGGTGCTGGATGCGAATGGTCATGTAGCGGAAACCAGTGCTTCCAATATTTTCTGGCGTTGTGGCAACACATTGTACACGCCGGCTTTGGATCTGGCTGGCGTGCATGGCTTAATGCGAGCACATGTCTGTGAACAGGCAAGCGCATTGGGCTATTGTCTTGAGTTTGTCAAAAGCCCGCTCGACACCTTGCTTTGCGCGGATGAAGTCTTTATTACTAATGCGTTGATGGCCCTGGTGCCGGTCACGCGAATCCAAACGAAAACGTACACTGAACGCAGTGCGTTGAAAGCGATAACGAAGAGGTTGTACACGTGCTAA
- the fabF gene encoding beta-ketoacyl-ACP synthase II: MSKRRVVVTGMGMLSPVGNTVESSWKALLAGQSGISNIEHFDTSDFATRFAGMVKDFNCEDYMSKKDARKMDLFIQYGVAAGIQALKDSGIEVSEENANRFGVAIGSGIGGIGLIEVNHQAMLEKGPRKISPFFVPSTIVNMIAGHLSIMYGLRGPNIAISTACTTGLHNIGHAARMIAYGDADMMLAGGAEKASTPLGMGGFAAAKALSTRNDDPQGASRPWDKDRDGFVLGDGAGMMVLEEYEHAKARGAKIYAELVGFGMSGDAYHMTSPSADGSGGALAMEAAIRDAAISQDQIGYVNAHGTSTPAGDVAETLGIKRALGAAADKVLVSSTKSMTGHLLGAAGSVESIITVMSLVDQAVPPTINLENPDEGCDLDYVPGEARQVSMEYALCNSFGFGGTNGSLLFKKI, from the coding sequence GTGTCTAAGCGTCGCGTAGTTGTAACTGGCATGGGTATGCTGTCGCCGGTTGGCAATACTGTCGAATCTTCATGGAAAGCCTTGTTGGCAGGCCAGAGTGGTATCAGCAATATTGAGCACTTCGATACGAGTGATTTTGCAACCCGTTTTGCTGGCATGGTCAAAGACTTCAATTGCGAAGATTACATGTCAAAGAAAGATGCCCGCAAAATGGATTTGTTTATCCAGTACGGCGTGGCCGCTGGCATTCAGGCGCTGAAAGACTCTGGTATTGAAGTCAGCGAAGAAAACGCCAATCGTTTTGGTGTTGCTATCGGTTCAGGTATTGGCGGTATTGGTCTGATTGAAGTCAACCACCAGGCAATGCTTGAAAAAGGTCCGCGTAAGATCAGCCCGTTTTTTGTACCTTCCACTATTGTTAACATGATTGCAGGCCACCTGTCTATCATGTACGGCCTGCGCGGTCCAAATATTGCAATTTCTACTGCCTGTACGACTGGCTTGCACAACATAGGTCACGCCGCCCGTATGATTGCATACGGTGATGCGGACATGATGCTGGCTGGTGGTGCAGAGAAAGCATCAACACCGCTGGGTATGGGCGGTTTTGCTGCAGCGAAAGCCTTGTCTACCCGTAATGATGATCCTCAGGGCGCGTCTCGTCCTTGGGACAAAGATCGTGATGGTTTCGTCCTGGGCGACGGGGCCGGCATGATGGTGTTGGAAGAGTATGAGCACGCGAAAGCGCGTGGCGCCAAAATTTATGCGGAGCTGGTTGGCTTTGGCATGAGTGGCGACGCTTATCACATGACTTCGCCAAGTGCTGACGGCTCTGGCGGTGCGCTGGCCATGGAAGCGGCGATTCGTGATGCTGCGATCTCACAAGATCAGATTGGTTATGTGAATGCACACGGTACCTCGACACCGGCTGGTGACGTTGCTGAGACGCTGGGCATTAAACGTGCCCTGGGTGCCGCAGCGGACAAGGTGCTGGTTTCTTCAACGAAATCAATGACAGGTCATTTGCTGGGCGCAGCGGGTTCAGTTGAATCCATTATTACTGTGATGTCTTTGGTTGATCAGGCGGTACCGCCGACTATCAACCTGGAGAATCCGGACGAAGGTTGTGATCTGGATTATGTTCCAGGGGAAGCCCGTCAGGTTTCGATGGAGTACGCTTTGTGTAACTCTTTCGGATTTGGCGGCACGAATGGCTCTTTGCTGTTCAAGAAAATCTAA
- the acpP gene encoding acyl carrier protein, with amino-acid sequence MSNIEERVKKIIVEQLGVDESEVKNEASFVDDLGADSLDTVELVMALEEEFDTEIPDEEAEKITTVQAAIDYVVSASAE; translated from the coding sequence ATGAGCAACATCGAAGAACGCGTAAAAAAAATCATCGTTGAGCAGCTGGGCGTAGATGAGTCTGAAGTAAAGAACGAAGCTTCATTTGTTGACGATCTGGGTGCTGACTCTCTGGATACTGTTGAGCTGGTCATGGCTCTGGAAGAAGAATTCGACACAGAAATTCCAGATGAAGAAGCTGAGAAAATTACTACAGTTCAGGCAGCTATCGACTACGTTGTAAGCGCTTCTGCTGAGTAA